The genomic window AGCCCTAAAAATAGTATTATTTTCTATATTCTCAACGAATCTTGTCCAAAAAGCACACACATCATACATTTGCCAACAGAATAAGAACTAAATAAACAAGATGACTATGGCAACAAAGAAGTTACATTTCGAGACATTACAACTTCATGTAGGACAAGAACAACCGGATCCCGCAACCGACGCACGTGCAGTACCCATTTATCAAACAACTTCCTATGTATTCCATAACGCACAACATGCGGCAGACCGTTTCGGCCTACGTGACGCAGGGAATATTTACGGACGTTTGACAAACTCCACGCAAGGCGTTTTCGAGGCACGTGTAGCTGCCTTAGAAGGAGGTGTGGCAGGTTTGGCCGTGGCTTCAGGAGCAGCGGCTGTCACCTATGCGTTACAGAACATAGTGAGGGCAGGAGATCATATTATCGCGGCCGATAATTTGTATGGCGGTTCCTTCAACCTGATCACCCATACACTGGCCTCCCAAGGCATTACTAATACGATTATCAATGTAAATGACCTAAACGCATTAGAAGCAGCCATCCGGGAAAACACGAAAGCCATTTATGTAGAGACATTCGGGAATCCTAACTCTGACGTAACGAATCTGGATGCGGTAGCGGAAGTCGCTCACCGATACCATGTTCCATTAATCGTAGACAATACGTTCGGAACCCCCTACTTGATTCGTCCGATCGAACATGGAGCTGACATTGTCATCCATTCCGCCACAAAGTTCATAGGAGGACACGGCAGTAGCCTAGGAGGTGTAATTGTAGACGGAGGTACTTTCGACTGGAAGGCGAATGCAGATAAGTTCCCTACATTAGCTAAACCAGACCCAAGTTATCATGGAGCCATATTTGCGGACGTAGCAGGTTCCGCCGCCTTTGTCACCCGTATCCGTGCGGTCATTCTTCGCGATACCGGGGCAACGATCTCTCCTTTCAATGCTTTTATATTGTTGCAAGGATTAGAGACCTTATCCCTACGCGTGGAGCGCCATGTAGCAAACGCATTGAAAGTCGTGGATTATTTATCAAAACATCCGAAAGTAGAAAAAGTGAATCATCCATCACTTCCTACCCATCCGGACCATGAACTTTACAATAAATATTTCCCGAATGGTGCCGGCAGTATCTTCACCTTCGAGATCAAAGGCGGGCAGGAAGCCGCTTGGAAATTCATCGACTCACTGGAGATATTTTCCCTACTAGCGAATGTCGCCGATGTAAAGAGCCTTGTCATTCATCCATACACGACCACTCATTCCCAGATGAGCCCGGAAGAACTTGCCCAACAGCACATAACACCATCCACCGTACGCTTGAGCATCGGAACCGAATATATAGATGATATTATAGATGATCTGGATCAAGCTTTCGCTAAAATCTGATAGCGCACTTCCAAAAGGAAAAGGACAGAAGCAAAGAAGGCGATCCCTGTTCGACACAAGGATCGTCTTTCTAATCAACATCACATCGAGCCAAGGTTACACTCATTTATTCTCAGCCAAATAGATATCCGTAAATGTCACAGCTCCGGTTAATCGGTTATTGTTGTTAGTTACATTTAACAATATGACATACTTGCGATACTGATCGGCTGTCAACGCCTCTTTCATCAGCTTCAAATTGCCGTACACGGCTTTTTGCAATCGTTCATCCTGACGCTTCAGGTCTTTGCTCAAACTCTTTCTTTGTTCTTGTACAAAATAATCATTAATGTTAAGTACCTCCTCCATTTGGTAAGGAGCCAATCCTAGATAAGAACTCAATCGGCTAAACTCTACCGCAAACGGTTCTTTATTCCCATATTCATTCACACATTGCGCTTTCGCAAAATTCATTGTAGCACTCATTCCCAAAACCGCTACCGCCATAATTAACTTTCTCATAATACCTACAATTTACCTATTACAAAACCATTTACAAAACAAACACTCATTTTAGAGAAGATAGCCTAAACATTCTTTTGTTTCGGACTAATCCTTTTTTACAAACCTATTAACCAATCTAATGTGTATGATAAAACTCGGATTAACATCAAAATTTCAACTTACATCTTATTGATGTATCTCCTTGTTTGTATTGCAAAGATGAAGAATTATCGGATAGGAAGTTTCCGATTGTTGACGAAAAGGAAAAAATGGGGATTGAACACGAAAAGGGCAAAAAAATACCGGCTTTAAGAGAACCGGCATTTCTATTTAATTATTATTCCAGACTTACTATCCAAGACTTAAACTCGGATGCTTTATTTTTACTAATATATATACGCTCAGGCACTTCTATATCCAAAGTAACGAGCAAACGGCTATCAAACCAAATTGTTATGTCCTTCACGCTATCACGAGAAATGATGAATTGTTTATTCGCACGAATAAAATCAGCAGGACTTAAAGAAGAAATTATCTGTTCCAATGTTTTAGCATATGGATACGAATTACCACTCTTTAAATAAACATATGTATTCTTATCAGCCGTATAGAAACAAGACACATCTTTCAAGCTAATAGGCAACAATTTATCCTTAATAGGAATCAGTAGTTTATCCTTGTATTTAGGAGTAGTAGACAACTGTGTTAATTGGGATAAATAATGGATGATATCTTGATGATTCCATCGGCTAAACTTATCTAAGGCCCTTTTCAATTCTTCCGACTTAATCGGCTTCAAGATATAGTCTATGCTGTTTACTTTGAAAGCGTCGATCGCATATTGATCGTACGCCGTAGTAAAGATAATCGGTGCCTCCACCTCTATCTGGTCAAAAATAGCGAAAGCGGAACCGTCCGATAAATGAATATCCATAAAAATCAAATCCGGCCTCGGATTGGCTTGCAGCCAACGTACCGTTTGCTGGACACTCTCCGTATTTCCCATGATCTCAAGCGTGGGATCTATTGTAACCAACATATCCGCTAAGTTCTCATAGGCGGCGGTCTCGTCCTCTACGATCAGTATTCTCATATAGCATCATTTTAGGGGTAGGTATACCTGAAACTCATCCTCATCAGATTCTACCCGTATTTGTTTATTCATTAATAGCAAGAAACGATTCTCCAGATTCTTAAGCCCGGTTCCATTCGTATCCGGTAAGGTCAATTTCGGATAGATTGGATTAGAAACAACCAGTTCCATTCGCTCGTTCAGCCGGATCAAGATATCCATCCGGTGCTCGCTGTCTATAATATTATGTACCGTCACGTTCTCTACCAACGGAAGCAAAGATAATACGGGAATTCGCAAGTTCCGCTTATCTTCGGGAACTTCGATCGTAAAAGTAAGCTTATTGGCGAAACGGACTACCATTACATGCTGAAAAGCCTCTATAAACGCAAGCTCCTCCGACAGTGGTACCAAATTCTTTTTATCACTCTGAAGGATATAACGGAATATATCGGACAATTTCGTAACATACAACAAGGTATTCTCATCGTTTTTCTTCCGTATCAAGGAGGAGATTCCATTCAATGAATTGAAAAAGAAATGCGGATTGATCTGGTTCACCAATGCATCGCAGCGGCTCTGCAAATTCTCGACACGCAGATTCTCGATCAATTGATCCTTTTCCCGTTGATTGTGATATAGCATTTGTATATAGCCGATCAAGGTACATAACAACGCCAACACGATAAACTGGAAGATAATGATACTCAAAAAACGATCATAACTAATAGTCAGGAAGGAGATCAATTTATAGACAACAAAGCCTCCGGAAACGTACAGGGCATTCCAGAGCAACCGCTCGAAGAAGGAGGTACAATCCTCATGCCTCAAGTTACTTTTCAGCAAAAACCAAATAAGTCCCCAGAAGTAAAGAAAACGGAACCCAAAGAAGAGTAAAAATCCTTGATGATCGTTCGGAGCCAGATAGCTCATGTCACAAAAGATCCATGCCAAATTCGGGTAGGCGATAAACACCGCGCAAACCAAACTGACCAACCAAGGTTTAGCCTTGACCACTGATATCTTTTCATCCAATGAACCCATACGATTGTATCTTTTTTCGTATACAAAGGAATAAAAAATCATTCACATCCTTCTCCAGTGCAGGAAGAAAGCGAAAAAAAAGAGTTAAAGACGAATTATCCCCGAATGATCATCCTACCGGTATCTTCAGTACTTGACCCGGACGGATATCCGGACTTGACAGCCCATTCACCTTTTGTAAGGAAGAGGCGGTAACCCCAGGGTATTTCTTGGAAATCGAATAAAGCGAATCTCCCGATTTAACCTTATAAGAGACAAAATCTTTATTAGCGGAAGCGATCTGTTTTGTAGCGGCGGAAGCCGACTTTTTCGTTGTTGTCGCAGTCGATTTCGCAGTCACGGTAGTTGATTTCACCGGAGTCTTGGTAGCCGAGGCAAAAGCGACACCCCCATTATCTACATATAATCTTAACCGTTTTCCTTTCGCTACCCGGTTGGAGCCTAGCCCGTTCCATTTACGGATATCTTTCGCTGTCACGCCATAGCGATTAGCGATCGTATAAAGATTCTCACCACTCAATACCACGTGGGTGATTTTTTCCCGGGTCGCACCACTTGGTAAAGAGCCATTAGAGTTATTCGCAGAAATGCAATTCGCCAACAGTTCCTCGATCCGATGCGTATAGACCGTATCTTCTTTATCGATAAAAGCATAGGTTTCCGCCGCAGGTAGTTTCAAAACCGAAGGGCGGGTATTACCCGGAACGATGTCTCTTTTATATTGTGGATTTAACGCACGCAACGTCTCAATATCTACTTGCAATAGATCCGATACCTGCTGCAAATGTAGGGCATTATTCACCATGACCGTATCCGTGGCTAGCGGCAAGCTGGTTTGCATCGGACAGATGTTATGCTCGCAATAATAATTCATGACGTAATTGGCGGCAATAAATAAGGGGACGTATGAACGAGTCTCTTTCGGTAAATAAGGGAAGATATCCCAGAAGTCCGTCTTGCCCCCCGAACGACGGATCGCTTTATTCACGTTGCCCGGCCCGCAGTTATAAGATGCCAACACTAAATTCCAATCCCCATAGATAGCGTACATATCCTTGAAATACTTACAAGCGGCCTCGGTCGCTTTCAAGGGGTCCCGGCGCTCGTCCACCAAGCTATTAATCTCCAAGCCATAGCTCTTACCCGTAGGAAGCATGAATTGCCATAAACCACAAGCGCCCACACGAGAGAGGGCTACCGGATTCAAGGCACTTTCCACGACGGCGAGATATTTCAATTCAATAGGCAGGCCATGCTCATCCAACACCTGCTCGATTATCGGAAAATAAAAGTCCGCCATCCCCAGCATATAACGCACTAAATTTCGTTTACGCTCCGCATATAAGTCAATACAATCACGCACTATATTATTATAGGGCAAAGCGATCACGCTGGGAAGCCTAGACAGGCGGTCGATATAGACCGAATCCGGGAAATAGACATTCTCGTCGTCATCATGGCAAAAGTCCTCTCTTTTTGAGAAATATTGCACATGCCAAGTACGGAGCAAACTATCCACGTTCGCATCCAAGCTTTCCGGAATCAATCCGACCTCAGACTCCAGCGAGCTTAAGGTATCTTTTTCCTCAATTCGGGTCTCTTCCTGCGCATAGACCAATGAGACCAAACAATTTAAACAAATGAGTGCTAGCAGGTATCTTTTCATGTATATCAGAATTTTAGACTGCAATTCAATCCGTAAGTACGAGGCGTGACACTCGTCTTCGGACTAACAACCGGCTCCAAATGCAAGGATAAATCCGGTGATATATCAAAATCGAATAACTGGGCATCCACGTAGGCATCCACGATACTCAACGCATACACCCCGACCGTAATAATTATACTCAAGTCTCTATATCGACGAAAATAATCCTTCTGTCTTTTCAATTGATCCTTGAAATTTGAATTATTAATCGCATCCTCAGGAGCCATGGAAGTCAAGTCTTGCCAACTTTTACTCCAAGCATCCGGATTTTCCAGATTCTTAGCGGCATCATACATGATATCCTTATAAGCCGTCGAATAATCCTTATAGTTCTTGTTGTTCCAAGTCACGGCATACATACATCCCATCAAGCCACCGTAAACGATCGGTAATTTCCAATATTTCCGGTTATAGATCTGTCCCAGACCCGGTACCAAGGCGAACAAGACCGCTTTTGTCGGATTCGGCTTAAAAGCCAGCTTCATCTTCACTTCCGGTACGCCCACCGAATCGGCCGCCATCAAGACGGCTTGCACGGTAGAATCCGGGGCAGCTACCTCCACGGAATCGGAAACTATAGCAGGAACGGCTTTCTCCGTCTTATCCTCCTGTGCGTTACCCATCCCGGCATAGCACATGAATCCGATCAAAAGGAGTATGATTCGATTTCTCATTTCAATTTATCCAGTAACCCGATCAATTGCTCCAACTCTTCTTCCGTGGCGAAAGGAATCGTAATTTTACCTTTTCCCTTCTCATTGCAAGTCAACTGGACTTTCGTATTGAAGTAACGGGACAAATGATCTTTCAGCAATTTAAACTCTTCCGGAAGTATCGGCTTACGATCCGATTTTTTCTTTTCCGGCAATTCCGGTTGTATTCCCTCGGCTATATTACGCACCATCTCCTCCACGTTACGAACGGAGAGTCCTTGAGCCAATATCTGCTCATATAAAGCTAATTGAACCTCCGGATCATCCACCGGGATCAATGCCCGGGCATGTCCCATATCGATCTTCTTGTCCTTCAATCCTACTTGGATCTCGGCGGGAAGTTTCAATAAACGAAGGTAATTAGCGATCGTAGCACGTTTCTTTCCAACCCTTTCGCTCAGCCCCTCTTGGGTCAAGCCGTAATTATCGATTAATTTTTGATAAGCTAACGCGATTTCGATAGAGTTCAAGTCCTCTCGTTGGATATTCTCTATCAAAGCCATCTCCACCACGTTCTCGTCGGCCGCCGTCTTAATATAAGCGGGAATACGCTCCAAACCTGCTTTAAGCGACGCACGATAACGGCGTTCGCCAGAGATGATCATATATTGCTCGGGGCCGATTTCCTTCAACGTAATCGGCTGTATCACGCCTAACGAACGGATAGAGGTAGCCAACTCCTCCAAGGTCTCTTCCTCAAAGACAGATCGAGGTTGTTCCGGATTAGGCTGGATCTTGCTTAACTCGATCTCACTAATAGACGATGAACCACCTGTCTTCAGGTCATCCATCGTAATTAACGCGTCTAATCCACGGCCTAACGCCGATCTTTTTAATGCTGCCATAATCCTTTATTTTTTTCAACAATCTCCTGCGCCAACTGCATATGGTTGATAGATCCTTTCGAATCCGCATCATACAATAAGACAGGTTTACCGTAACTGGAAGCCTCGCTCAACTTCACGTTTCGTTGGATCACGGTAGTAAATACCAAATCGCGGAACGGACGTTTCACTTCCTCATAAATCTGGTTCGCCAAACGCAGGCGGGAATCATACATAGTCAAGAGGAATCCCTCTATCTCCAGTGCCGGGTTCAGCTTTGATTTGATAATCTTGATCGTATTCAACAGCTTACTGATACCTTCCAAGGCGAAATACTCGCATTGTACCGGGATGATCACCGAATCGGCGGCTGTCAAGGCATTCACGGTTATCAATCCCAAAGAAGGAGAGCAGTCGATCAGGATAAAATCGTACTTCTCTTTCAGCGGTGTCAATATCTGCTTCAAGATCCGTTCACGATTCTCCAAGTTTAGCATCTCGATCTCCGCTCCCACCAAATCGATATGAGAGGGGATGATATCCAGTCCTTCCACTTCAGTCTGTGTGATAGCGCCGCTCGCGTCCTCACCGTTCACCAGACATTCATAGATAGAAAGTTCTACATTACGTATGTCCACACCCAGACCGGATGAGGCATTCGCCTGCGGATCAGCGTCTACGACCAGCACCTTTTTCTCAAGAGCGGCCAATGACGCAGCCAGATTAATCGTGGTGGTTGTCTTCCCGACTCCACCTTTCTGATTTGCTAAAGCGATAATCTTTCCCATACTATACCTAATTAATTCGAGGGCAAAACTAAACATTAAAAACTGAACCAAACAGGGTTCAATCAAAACAATGCTTGTTTTGTTGATAAATCGCCCTAACTGTTGATAACTCGCAAATATAAGCAGAATAAATCAAATAGGGGGTTATAAGGCTGGTATATAGGTGTTTTTTTGGAAATGATAACGAAGTTTTAAGTTACATACAGACCCATCCCATCCTCCGGGCAATGTCTTGGAATATATTTTTATCGCAGGAAGGAACCTTTATCGTATAGATCTCAGACCGTGATTCCACATGAAAATATCCCTTTTCCGGAAGCCTTTCCTCCGGCAAGGCCTTTCCCTCAAAAGACTGTAGCTCATAATGATTATCATTATAAGACACATTGAAATATTCATTGTCATTCTCCGGATTCAGATAAAGAGTCCTTAAATCGATCCTTCCTCCCCAATAATCATCCAGCCTAGAGGATGAAATCTTAATACCCGTATACCTGCATCCAGCCCCATCATCGAAAAGCAGGCATAAGTATTGCGTACCAAAAGAATCTTTAGCCACAAGGATTTGAGGCACACCATAAAACTCTAGGATCCTATCTAAAAACAAATTAGTCATAACATCATTACCTTTGCCTTATTTACATCAAAACAATAAGATCGCCACCAAGAATAATGAGCCACACCGAATGTCTTTTTAATCATGCCATCTTCTTTGCGAGAAGAAATCCAATGATTTCACAGGATCTCCTTCCGCAATTCTATAAAACACCCCACTACACGCCATAGCATCCGAAGGTGGACATAAGTCCGGTAGCTCCTCAAACCATTTCCTTTCTTCCATGATATCGCAAATATAAGCAGAATAAACAATATACCATATCAAGAATCCCATAAATATGACTAACGAGAAACCATAGCTAAACCACGTTTACCATTTTGACAATTTGTAATATCAAGTCCCGGAGAATCGATTTTTCCGGGCTGATGGACAGTTCATTCTCAAATACGAGAAAAAATTTCAGCAATCATTTACATGACAGCGTCTTATCGAAAAACGGCCTTTCATTCTAGCGGAATTCATTCATTGTAATTCATATTTAGTGGGTTGCTTGAGGGGGTTTATGGGGTTAGAACTGGGTCGTAACAAGGTTATGATGCCCATCCACAAGTATCAACAACCCTATTCTTGACTATTCACGATGCCCATCGGCACTACCGGCGTTGCCCAACGCGACCTATCGCATAGGCTTTCACCACTTATCACGTACAAAAAGGGGGCTTTTTCAATGAAAAATGCCGTTTACAGTCATCCAGCCTCTGCTATTTTACGCTCTCCACCGAAAAGGGATGTCACACATATAGACATTTATCTATCAAAAAGAAAGAATAACAGGGCAGTAGAGCCTAGAACCTGCACGAGTAGTCCTTACAATCCACGCCGGTAGTCGCATATGACAACACCGATACTCACACAAGGTGCTCATGAGAAAAGTATCTTAGTTTCATCGCCCCATACGCCTAAGATACTTCGCCAATGAACTTAGGATACTTGCTCAATGAAACTAAGATACCTTGTTTTTGTATTTAAATATGAAACACTCGTAGGGGAACGCACAAAAGCCCCGCCGAAGTACATCGACGGGGCTCTATCTTATGAACTGTGTCTTTCCTTACGGAAATTCGATCAGTTTTCTACTTATTTAACGATTGTCTTAACAGCCTCTTCACCCTCAACAGCTACAGCTACGATACCAGCAGGTACAGCGATAGTTGCGTTGTCTGAAGTAAGAACTGTCTCAGCAACAACCTTACCTAAGATGTTAGTGATAACTACAGACTTACCAGCAGCGCCTTGAACAGTTACAGTACCGTTACCTGCTACTACGGATACGCCTTCAGTAGCGATTTCGTCATTAGAAGTTACCATATCTTCTTTTTCAGTCTTCTGGAATGCGTTGAATACCAATGCACCGTCACCACCAGTCTTAGCATTGTCGAATGTAGCATTCACATCTGTCAATACCAAGCAACCATTGTGCATCTTCAACCAAGCGGCAGCCTTTTCAGGGGCGATAGCCTCATCCTTGTTGCCTTTTACTGTCTGATATTTCTCACCAGCAGCATATACATTAGACTCGATCAAGAATGCGTTGTTCTCGCCTTCCTTGCCATCCTCATAAGCTACAGCAGCAGCCTCAGGATTTACATAACGGAATGACCAAGTTACATTCTTATGGTTATCACCATTCAAGTAATTGATAAATGAAGGATATTCTTTCTTATAAGTAGCGATCATAGATTCGATACCCTCGTTCTTCAATTGCTCTTTCGTCATGCTTGCATACTTACCAGTCAAGACTAACAATGTATCACCATATTGAACAGCAGGAACAAAACCTACACGAGTATAGCTACTGTTAGAAACAGCCTTCGTATTGAAGATAAACGGATTTACGTCAGCTTCACAAGTAGCGGCAGAATCAGAGAAGTTAACTAGATACTTACCATAAACGAATGCCGGAGTCTTAATATGAACAGCGTGTACACATTCGTAAGGATTATCTGTCGGAGTTCCATCGGGTTTGATGTGCTTGCCATCCTCTGTACAAGGAATGATCTTCTCACCTGCGATTACATCTTGGAATGCAGAAATCAGGTATTGAGGTTTGATCTCGCCTGCGCCACGTTTCAACCATGCAGTATCAACACGGAATGCCAATTTACCATTAGCCTTATCTTTATTCCAGATACCAGCGTAGTCTACTGTAGAATGTTGCAAGTTCGTGTTGTTCTCATCCATTAAGTACTCTTTACGGATAGACTCAACAAAATACAAGCTATCAGAAGCATCATTTACGTTCTCACCTAACAATTCATTGTTGAAACGACGATACAACGGAGTATTGTCTGGTTCTACTGAGAAAGAAGAAGTTCTCTTCTCATTCAAAAGCTCAACCTTCAAACCTGCCTCTTTACCATCATCTGCGATACCTACTTTATGAGTAGTAGCCACATTTTCAATGTTTGCAGCATACTTATAGTCAAAGCCAGCCTCATTAGCGACATAATGAGATTTAAGAATAGCATAGAAATGCTTAGCTCCATCATGGTTATTCTCCTTAAAGAAGAATGTATCCGGTGTAGCGATAGCACCCATAGCATACTTCTGGCCATAAACAAACTCCTCACGCAAATATTTATCGGTGTTAGCCAACTTAACTACATAGTTAGTTCTCTCCAATTGAGCCAAGCCCTTGATCCATTTTTTAGCCTCATCAGTAACCTTATAACCATAAGCAGCAGTAGAACCCTTAACCAACTCATAGCGGCTAGCCTCTTTCTTCACATAAAGCAAAGAGTCTTTGCCATCACCGTTTGCGATCCAATAATCCGGAGTAAACGGATTCAAGTAGTTAAATTTATACTTGTTTACAGATAACTCAGCATCTGAAATATACTTATAACCCAACTTAGCATCCTTAATCAAACTTTCTTCCAATGCGTCAAATGTAACAGCAGAAAGGACTTTATTATCTATAGATGTATTACCAACTAACTCTCCTTTCTCATTCTTCGTAAATTGAACAGTCACTGTAAATTGCGGGAACTCACGGTTCGTAATTACAACAGGAGAAGTTTCGATAGCCTTATCAGAATGCATTGTTTTCAACACAACCCATTGATAAGCAGGCATATGCTTCGGATCTTGAGCATCCAATTTAACCCATTGAACATCATTATTAGCCTCGCCAGCAACGTTGTCGTTCAGATGGATAGGAGCAGCCAATACTTCACCCTTAGCGTTCTTGATAACATAAACACCATCGTTTACAGATGTCTTGTCCGTGCTAGTGAAACAGCCGTCTACACCAAAACTAATGTGTGTATTAATCGGTTTTTTGCCAATTGTAGCAATACGATCCGCAACAGTAAAGTTCTGCAACTTAACGAACAAAGAATCAGCTGAATCTGTTCCTTCGCAAGTAACCGCATGATATACAGTACCGTACTTAATTGGAGTCATATCCTTCCA from Parabacteroides distasonis ATCC 8503 includes these protein-coding regions:
- a CDS encoding DUF6383 domain-containing protein, with the translated sequence MNKKFSTLLCASLLFSSAFTAQAEDLSGALKGGDATEMSELGSTTPKGVYQLRTSDGKILTVNDKGEYKLVTSANLSDVKSSLWCVQITEAQDRGQQPIYDFVNKGQSAMLAINVPDGMKVGETTAALSVGESYGGWAFSSVYKESLERNQTLYTYQEADNVLILLAEGDGIKAKKIKANEAENYQDALKFTLFNAGTYVLSAAEINAYLKENKNVLKFNPDANADVNPFSTTAFVAKGINSDTDHNFVYVTDKAKENSYLKVDTAANGVGTQFLKFGWTDVKAKGSEDALTSGEIANQHKFLFTYRPSGDSLFIQVQEARYLPEKRTENDYWKDMTPIKYGTVYHAVTCEGTDSADSLFVKLQNFTVADRIATIGKKPINTHISFGVDGCFTSTDKTSVNDGVYVIKNAKGEVLAAPIHLNDNVAGEANNDVQWVKLDAQDPKHMPAYQWVVLKTMHSDKAIETSPVVITNREFPQFTVTVQFTKNEKGELVGNTSIDNKVLSAVTFDALEESLIKDAKLGYKYISDAELSVNKYKFNYLNPFTPDYWIANGDGKDSLLYVKKEASRYELVKGSTAAYGYKVTDEAKKWIKGLAQLERTNYVVKLANTDKYLREEFVYGQKYAMGAIATPDTFFFKENNHDGAKHFYAILKSHYVANEAGFDYKYAANIENVATTHKVGIADDGKEAGLKVELLNEKRTSSFSVEPDNTPLYRRFNNELLGENVNDASDSLYFVESIRKEYLMDENNTNLQHSTVDYAGIWNKDKANGKLAFRVDTAWLKRGAGEIKPQYLISAFQDVIAGEKIIPCTEDGKHIKPDGTPTDNPYECVHAVHIKTPAFVYGKYLVNFSDSAATCEADVNPFIFNTKAVSNSSYTRVGFVPAVQYGDTLLVLTGKYASMTKEQLKNEGIESMIATYKKEYPSFINYLNGDNHKNVTWSFRYVNPEAAAVAYEDGKEGENNAFLIESNVYAAGEKYQTVKGNKDEAIAPEKAAAWLKMHNGCLVLTDVNATFDNAKTGGDGALVFNAFQKTEKEDMVTSNDEIATEGVSVVAGNGTVTVQGAAGKSVVITNILGKVVAETVLTSDNATIAVPAGIVAVAVEGEEAVKTIVK